The Pseudomonas parafulva genome window below encodes:
- a CDS encoding ABC transporter permease, whose product MLLSPNAMGRPLRTGLYLTTGIIAAFLLLPVVFIVLLSFGSSQWLVFPPPGWTVKWYTQFFSNPEWMDAALASLKVAVLTTIAAVALGLPTAFALVRGRFPGREMLYGLFTLPMIVPLVIIAVAVYALFLKLGYTGTLFAFVVSHVIVALPFTIISIINSLKLFDQSIEDAAVICGASRLQAVFKVTFPAIRPGMIAGGLFAFLVSWDEVVLSVMMASPDLQTLPVKMWTTLRQDLSPVIAVASTLLIGLSILVMVIASALRRRNEINA is encoded by the coding sequence ATGCTCCTGTCCCCCAACGCCATGGGTCGTCCGCTGCGCACGGGCCTGTACCTGACCACCGGGATCATCGCCGCCTTCCTGCTGCTGCCGGTGGTGTTCATCGTGCTGCTGTCGTTCGGCTCCTCGCAGTGGCTGGTGTTCCCGCCGCCCGGCTGGACCGTCAAGTGGTACACCCAGTTCTTCTCCAACCCCGAGTGGATGGACGCCGCCCTGGCCAGCCTCAAGGTCGCCGTGCTCACCACCATCGCCGCCGTGGCCCTGGGCCTGCCCACCGCCTTCGCCTTGGTGCGTGGGCGTTTCCCCGGGCGCGAAATGCTCTACGGTCTGTTCACCCTGCCCATGATCGTGCCTTTGGTGATCATCGCCGTGGCGGTCTACGCGCTGTTTCTCAAGCTCGGCTACACCGGCACGCTGTTCGCCTTCGTGGTCAGCCATGTGATCGTCGCCCTGCCCTTCACCATCATCTCGATCATCAACTCGCTGAAGCTGTTCGATCAGTCGATCGAGGATGCAGCGGTGATCTGTGGCGCCTCGCGACTGCAGGCGGTGTTCAAGGTGACCTTCCCGGCGATCCGCCCCGGCATGATCGCCGGCGGACTGTTCGCCTTCCTGGTGTCCTGGGATGAAGTGGTGCTCAGCGTGATGATGGCCAGCCCTGACCTGCAGACCCTGCCGGTGAAGATGTGGACCACCCTGCGCCAGGACCTGAGTCCGGTGATCGCCGTGGCTTCGACCTTGCTGATCGGCCTGTCGATCCTGGTCATGGTCATCGCCAGCGCCCTGCGCCGTCGCAACGAAATCAACGCCTGA
- a CDS encoding ABC transporter permease: protein MKVAINALHNAQGADPGTPRAALRRVPLSQRWRGSGNLLPALLFLGLFFFVPLIGLLLRGVLEPVPGLGNYEQLFANSAYARVLFNTFSVAGLVTLISVLLGFPLAWAITLVPRGWGRWLLNIVLLSMWTSLLARTYSWLVLLQGSGVVNKLLMALRIIDAPLEMVHNLTGVVIGMSYIMIPFIVLPLQATMQALDPMVLQAGSICGASPWTNFWRVFIPLCRSGLFSGALMVFVMSLGYYVTPALLGGAQNMMLPEFIIQQVQSFLNWGLASAAAALLVAITLVLFYLYLKLQPESPVGNAR from the coding sequence ATGAAAGTCGCCATCAATGCCCTGCATAACGCCCAAGGTGCCGACCCCGGCACCCCGCGGGCGGCCTTGCGCCGCGTGCCCCTGAGCCAGCGCTGGCGGGGCAGCGGCAACCTGCTGCCGGCGCTGCTGTTCCTCGGCCTGTTTTTCTTCGTGCCGCTGATCGGCCTGCTGCTGCGCGGCGTGCTGGAGCCGGTGCCGGGGCTGGGCAACTACGAACAACTGTTCGCCAACTCCGCCTACGCCCGGGTGCTGTTCAACACCTTCTCGGTAGCCGGCCTGGTGACGTTGATCAGCGTGCTGCTGGGCTTTCCGCTGGCCTGGGCGATCACCCTGGTGCCGCGTGGCTGGGGCCGCTGGCTGCTGAACATCGTGCTGCTGTCGATGTGGACCAGCCTGCTGGCGCGCACCTACTCCTGGCTGGTGCTGCTGCAGGGCTCGGGGGTGGTCAACAAGCTGCTGATGGCCCTGCGCATCATCGACGCCCCGCTGGAGATGGTGCACAACCTCACCGGCGTGGTGATCGGCATGAGCTACATCATGATCCCGTTCATCGTCCTGCCCTTGCAGGCGACCATGCAGGCCTTGGACCCGATGGTGCTGCAGGCCGGTTCGATCTGCGGCGCCAGCCCCTGGACCAACTTCTGGCGGGTGTTCATTCCGCTGTGCCGCTCGGGGCTGTTCTCCGGTGCGCTGATGGTGTTCGTGATGTCGCTCGGTTACTACGTCACCCCGGCCCTGCTGGGCGGTGCGCAGAACATGATGCTGCCTGAGTTCATCATCCAGCAGGTGCAGTCGTTCCTGAACTGGGGCCTGGCCAGCGCCGCGGCGGCATTGCTGGTGGCCATCACCCTGGTGCTCTTCTACCTGTACCTGAAGCTGCAGCCGGAATCCCCGGTCGGCAACGCGAGGTAA
- a CDS encoding polyamine ABC transporter substrate-binding protein, with product MLLSKRVTAVLSASLLSLACQTTQAADSLNFVSWGGTTQDAQKQAWADPFSKSSNIKVVQDGPTDYGKLKAMVESGNVQWDVVDVEADFALRAASEGLLEPLDFNTLQRDKIDPRFVSDHGVGSFFFSFVLGYNEGKLGANKPVDWSALFDTQTYPGKRALYKWPSPGVLELALLADGVPADKLYPLDLDRAFKKLDTIKKDIVWWGGGAQSQQLLASGEATLGQFWNGRLYALQQDGAPVGVSWKQNLVMADFLVIPKGAKNKDAAMKFLANASSAKGQADFANATAYAPVNLDSIQRLDPQLAPNLPTAHAQDQVTLDFAYWAKNGQAIAARWNEWLVK from the coding sequence ATGCTGTTGAGTAAACGCGTCACCGCAGTGCTGTCCGCCAGCCTGCTGTCCCTGGCCTGCCAGACCACCCAGGCCGCCGACAGCCTGAACTTCGTCAGTTGGGGCGGGACCACCCAGGACGCCCAGAAACAGGCATGGGCCGACCCCTTCAGCAAGAGCAGCAACATCAAGGTCGTGCAGGACGGCCCCACCGACTACGGCAAGCTCAAGGCCATGGTCGAAAGCGGCAACGTGCAGTGGGACGTGGTCGATGTGGAAGCGGATTTCGCCCTGCGCGCGGCCAGCGAAGGCCTGCTCGAACCGCTGGACTTCAACACCCTCCAGCGCGACAAGATCGACCCGCGCTTCGTCTCCGACCACGGCGTCGGTTCGTTCTTCTTCTCCTTCGTGCTCGGCTACAACGAAGGCAAGCTCGGCGCCAACAAGCCGGTGGACTGGAGCGCGCTGTTCGACACCCAGACCTATCCTGGCAAACGCGCCCTGTACAAGTGGCCAAGCCCCGGCGTGCTGGAGCTGGCCCTGCTGGCCGATGGCGTCCCGGCCGACAAGCTCTACCCGCTCGATCTGGACCGCGCCTTCAAGAAGCTCGACACCATCAAGAAAGACATCGTCTGGTGGGGCGGCGGTGCCCAGTCGCAGCAACTGCTGGCCTCAGGCGAAGCGACCCTGGGGCAGTTCTGGAATGGCCGGCTCTATGCCCTGCAGCAAGACGGCGCGCCGGTAGGCGTGAGCTGGAAACAGAACCTGGTCATGGCCGACTTCCTGGTCATTCCCAAAGGCGCCAAGAACAAGGACGCGGCCATGAAGTTCCTGGCCAACGCCAGCAGTGCCAAAGGCCAGGCCGACTTCGCCAACGCCACCGCCTACGCTCCGGTCAACCTCGACAGCATCCAGCGCCTGGACCCGCAACTGGCACCTAACCTGCCGACCGCCCACGCCCAGGATCAGGTGACGCTCGACTTCGCCTACTGGGCCAAGAACGGCCAGGCCATCGCCGCGCGCTGGAACGAGTGGCTGGTCAAATGA